TTTGGAGAAACTGAAAACGGACAATGATAAATTGAAGAATGATTATCAAAACTTGAAGGATGATTTaagtaaattgaaaaaagaaaaggaggaatTGGAAAAATCTGATGCGGCAGCGAAGAGTGGTATAGAcaggatgaaaaaggaaaatgaggAACTGAAAGCTGAAAATGTGAAATTGGCTAAAGAATTGAATACTTGCcgagaggaaaatgaaaaattacgcagggaattgaaaaatttgaaggatGATTTGATGAAACTAAAAACAGACAATGATAAATTGAAGAATGATTATCAAAACTTGAAGGGTGATTTAGGtaaattgaaaaaggaaaaggaggaaTTGGAAAAATCTGATGCAGCAGCGAAGAGTGGTATAGAcaggatgaaaaaggaaaatgaggAACTGAGAGCTGAGAATGTGAAATTAGCTAACCAATTGAATACTTGCcaagaggaaaatgaaaaattacgtAGGGAATTGGAAAACTTGAAGGTGGTGAATGATGCATTAAAGAAAGCAGCAGGTCTGataataattactttttaacttaacaatcaattaataatttctacCTATGTcagtgaaattttattataaaataaatgcagTGAAACACGTGGAACCAAAAGAAACAGAAATGGACAAAGATATTGTGGATGACTGTGGGGACTTTATTAAGGCAAACGATTTATTaaacgaaaaatttcaaaagcaaaACGAaggtaaaatttcaataaaatctcttttcaatattaaattcttttcacttGGTATTTTTCTTATGCAGTACTTTTACAGCTATTTATGAATTACATTAAATAAAACCACTCAGAATGgctatttataataattcatcccttataattttattctttcaaaaATATGTAGTTAGTCACAGTGTAGTTAGTTACTgagttattaaataatataaatttaaacaaatttatttcacTCAAAGGATGCAATTGTCGTATTATTTATAGGTGTACAACGTGTTCGAGACTACATCATGTATTTAGAAGGTAAAGTTGAAGAGGAGCCAAAAATGGCTGATCAATTAGAAGAACCTGAAATCGATCCACAAAGAAGGGAAGATATTGCAGATGTGTTAAACAAGTCTAAATTGTTGTCTGAAAATATCAATCACACTGAAAAGGAAATACAAGAGATTGGTGATTTGCTGAAAGAACTCAAAGTATGAAATCACATATTTCTAATTACATCATTTGTAATTAGCTATATCCCTATTTTCTCATCCCTGAGCCATAGGGCTCAGAAATCAAGATTTTAGAATcaaatagaaaacaaaatttctatTCGTTACTTATATTGAGCAAAATTATTACTGTGataattatatactaattaatcattttatgaTATGCAGGAGCTTGCTGATAAACCATCCGGATTCGATCCTGATTCTTGGCTAAATGTAAGTGCAAAGATAACATTATCTTTACGTAAGTTTATATTCAttttgcttctttcttttttcagtcGTTAACATTGACACAGTTAGCAGATCTTCACGACAAGATCTGCCTGTTGACATCGGATATGGTGCAGCATGATAACGGAGCAGTAACATGTGAACCGGCAACACCGACAGCACTAACAGTACCTTGCCCTGGAATAAATCCATTAAGAGCAAATTATAATACTTTGAACCAGAGAATAGCTGCTTTGCAAAAGCAGATCGCAGATAAACAAATAGAGGCAGGTTGGAAGCTGCAAGAGTTGAGACGAGCTCTACGACAGGAACAGGCTAATCTACTTCGAATCTCCGACGAAATGAATTTAGCGAGAAGACGAAATTTAGCTCTTCAGTTCAACATGGACGATCAAATCTAATTCAATTGAAGACATTTCATAAACgagaaaattgtatcttttAATGTACCATGGTCACCGATGTAAGTTTTCCAAATAAAAAGTGTAATATctcttaattaaattaaaaacaattcaaATTGATTGTCAAAGAATCGTCTTACCAATTCGTAGACCTGGTAGACGCAAATCTCTCCAAATTTGAGAGCTTagaagtttaaaaaattgtcTTCTTCTACAACTCCCTCCgcggcgatataacgagagtctactgtacccACGTATGATATAAAACCACCGAACCATCGAAAATAATCAGGTTAATTTCATAGATAATTAATTTACGAAAGGTAAACCGGCAAAGGGAAATCGGTATTTTTGAAATTGTCACAGGATCGATTGTCACGCAAAATACACGGACGTCGTAGCTGACCGGACGCTTTACGAGCTTATTCCAATTCCAGCCCAATGGACATACGGCTAAACGGATTTCGTCAATTCATTTACCACTTGATCTAGCCGCACATTTCAATTATATGCGCACTCTTTGTCGGTAGTATCTCGCGTATCATGCGCACCCACACCGACGCAACGGTTCCTGATAAAGTCGTGGGAACGGATGCGGTCCACGGTACAATTGAATTAATCTCGATCGAACAACACGGGCTTCGAAACGAAACAGGAAATCGCGTTGTCGCGCTCAAAATCGAACAAACGCGAACCACGCTAAATCTATTGGCCGTTATTACCTGTTACTGTTTTCCAGAACGTTACACGTTATTGCTTCACCcacgtttctttttatctttttttttttaaaatattttctcttccCTTCCCACTGCATCCCTGTTAATTAGAATGTAACCGGCGCCGTACGATTAAATTACTCGAGCAGAAATAATTTATACGATTCGCGAAACTGCCCGGTCATTTAGAAACTGAGTTTACAATCCTTCCAGGGATAATCTGGACTTTATAGGGCTGGAAAAGTCGGTCGTTCGCGAGTTGTTTACGAGTGGTTTGAAAATGAACTAATCTATTTTtcaaaagaattattaaaggGAGAAATATATTAGGTCAGTGATGGAAGTTCCaaagttccaaaattttaaTGTGTATAAGAAAAGATCCTCCTCCCAAAAGATAAACCGAATGTAAGGTttgagtaaattttcaagaatttttaacTGATCTCCGCAAAACGATCATGTGTATTCAGTTTACCCCAACAATTATTTCATCTTTCCAAATATCACGCGAAACGATGAACCCTTGGAAAAATGAACATAACGATTGAGATCTTAAATTTATCTTTCGAACTGCGTGCTACGTATTCCTCTAGACTGCGATAACGCTTTCTGCGGTCAAAGAGAGTCGAAAAATAGCGGATACAAGTCACGTTATGTCTGCTTTGTCGATGAACTGGGAGCATGCCAATGTTAACGGTCGATAGGCTATTCCATTTGGTATTCTTTTCGATACAGCCAtcgaaagaggaaaaaggaCACTGAGAAAAGCTAACGTCTGTATCTCAGACTGGAAAGATTGTTTCTATTGATACACGGATACgtatcttttaaaaatttctaagaaaaACTTCTCGATCCACCGATTCGGTCAGAATTCGAtcagaataaaaaatttcaagattgTTCATAATTTAGgcgaaataattgaaatgaCGAAAAATTATTGTCTATCTTTCGGAGTCTCTTTCAAATCATTTACTATGAATATATCAATTTACAAATATaaagtgaaataaataaaataaatgttactATTGTGTAATCAAATAATATACGTAGTGTATTACATTGTTATGATTGTTCATTGTGATAATTTTATAAGTGTAAAGAAACAATGACATCTGATACGATCAGAGATGTTACGTTACCAAATGGAATATGGGATACTAATGCGGATGGCAGTAGCAAGGTTTAATGCTACTTGTGCAGGTGACAGAAAGAAAAATCTTGATACACCTGTCAAAATGTTCCTCTTACTTGCATTCTGTGTATTACCATGGGATATTGTACAAGTAAGTAGTAAAATATTTCTTGTCTTATTATCATTTTGTGTATAGAATTTatatatttgaatttctttttaaatattaatcacCTGTGAGCGGAAAAGTAAATTAATCCTAGGAAttaatctaattttaatttaattttgtatttcatattactttcgttttctaaattttgcataattcctttaaaaattaatatacttgTATATGCTTCGTTTGAGTctaattattatcaaaattactaatttttcaatttctcattTCCAGTAAACTATTCTCTTGTTAATACAAAACTATATCATACGACCCTTATTATCAGTCCCAAACTTATCTctgtgaaaattttcatttaatttaaattatttattcttgaTACAAGGCAAATCTCGACATAATATTTGATGACGCCGAATGTCCAATCACTAATGACGAGTACATAAAACACGACTCGTGTCAACTTGAAGTGAATGACGATAGCGAATATGGGACCAGTTTATCCACACATTTTGAAATCATCAAAGACTTTCCCGATGATGTCAAAGTAcgtatttacattattttcaatgagATTAATATATACAGAGTCATTAAGGGAATTTTTAATAAGGGAAGGGAAtcctttcaatttcattaaaaaaattttattagaacctctctccctaagatatcttttgaactaattaattttcaacccaaGTACCTTAATAGTTTTATATAATgataatgattttaaaaatgcAACGATTGACgtttagaaaattatacaattccattttaaaaaacGAAGTGGACTTAAAATCTTTGAAACTCTATTCCACGCGTTATTATAACGTATTATTATAACTAGCAATTGTTATTGTTAAATTTGTTACAGGCTGCGGCCAAAGTGTATGGAATTCACATGGGCGAGTACACGAATGATATTGGACTTCACATAGAAACGAACTTTTGCGAAGTAGCAAAAGGACCTCACACTATAGCAGCCCCGATGATAAAAGCGGTCGGCATGACTTCTGATAACTGTCCTCCAAAAACGGTATATAATAAGGGTATGCGGGTACCCGAAACGGGCTCGGCCGGGTTCTCGAACTATACGAATATTCGGGCTACCTAAACCATAATTCATATAATTCAAGAACCACCCCAAGTACCCCTGACTTTTTTCGACCCGATCCGACTCGActtttcgggtacccgcacactcTAATATCTAACCGACTTATTCGGACATGAACTTATTCAAATGTTCatatttaatttgatattacataaattaattattggattcattACGTTACAGGGAGTCTATGGAACAGAAAACTTTGTACTTAATAACGAAGACGGTTTGCCAGAGACATTTCCtattggaaaatatttaataaatattacgcTCCTGAACGACGCAGGTATACTTGCCAATTTTGACATTTATATAACAGTAgtgtaaataattttgtaatgatGCACTAAtctaaaatttctattaattactCACATATATACGTTTACCGAAAATCTTTaaactaaaaaataatttgcaagaTATTAAATcgttgtaattttctttttccaaaaattgttcctatttttgttttgttaataCGGTGTACAAAAGCATAACTAAAAAAGGAATTACCGCAATCATTTCCTTGATggtgaaaatatttaaagtaaaaaGAGATTGTTATACAAAATTTACAGGATACGTGTGTAGGTTTTATccgaattaaaaatttatttcgtgCAATTAGAGATGAttcgataaaatattatttatagatATAGCAGACGTAATCTCTACCAAAGTGGTCCGGTTCGCGCGTTATAAATGATACTTTATTACAACAGTGCGCAATTGGACGAAGTAAATTcggtaaaatattttctacttgTTATACGAAACAGTATTTTATCGAAATGGGGGTACTAGCGTTGAAAATAATCTTCCTTTCGCGGTCATGCCTCTTTATAAGTATCAAATGTATgcaaataaaatcttttatgaTCCTTTAGTACC
The sequence above is a segment of the Osmia lignaria lignaria isolate PbOS001 chromosome 12, iyOsmLign1, whole genome shotgun sequence genome. Coding sequences within it:
- the LOC143305964 gene encoding uncharacterized protein LOC143305964, which translates into the protein MLRYQMEYGILMRMAVARFNATCAGDRKKNLDTPVKMFLLLAFCVLPWDIVQANLDIIFDDAECPITNDEYIKHDSCQLEVNDDSEYGTSLSTHFEIIKDFPDDVKAAAKVYGIHMGEYTNDIGLHIETNFCEVAKGPHTIAAPMIKAVGMTSDNCPPKTGVYGTENFVLNNEDGLPETFPIGKYLINITLLNDAGILANFDIYITVV